The nucleotide sequence CGTTATCTACTCTAACACTTTGAAGTCACTTGAAGAAATCAATTATGAAAATGAAGAAGCCTCTAAAAAGGCAGCAGAGAGAATAATTGAATTTCTTGATCACCGGCACGATGAGTATGTAAGCAAGAATATTAAAAAAGATGATCTCAAAGACGAATTAACCTTTCTTAAAACTAATCTATTAGTAGATCTTTCGAATAAAAATCTATGTGATGATAATAATGTTGAACAATACGGAAACAAAATTAAGGATGCTTATAAAAGTCTGAGAAATATAGAGGGAGTTGACTCCGTTATTGCATCGGAAATATTGCACATACTTTTCCCAAACTTCTTCTTAATCTGGGATATCGAATTAGCTAAGTATATTATAGGTAAGCCAGCAGAAGAGCTTAATGAAGACGATTACCTCTGTTTCCTTAAGATTAGGTGTAAATGTATAAATCAAAATGAAATTACTCAGGCGTATTCAGAACATACTACATCAGAGAGCAAAAGGGAGGAAATAACTTTAATGAAACCAATAGACAAGCCTAATACGGGAAAATCTGCAGAAAAAAACAATCTTGTGACATCATCACCTGTGGAAGAAGAGAGAAGATCAACAAAATATAACTATGAGGAAATACATCAGGATTTAGACAATCACATCTCTCTTAGTGACATAATAATCATGGCGCTTAGTAGTGAACCAAATAGGCTTATCATAGGCATAGACTCTCTCATTGAGCTGGTCCGCAAAGTATATAATGAGTTAAAGGAAAGGGGATTCCAAGTAGAGGACCTAAAGTTCGTGCTCCTTGATGATCAATTATTGCGTAAGAGGGTGCGTGATAGTCTTGAAGACCTCAGTAAAAAACAATATATTTACATAGAAGGGATACGGAAAGAGCAGTTTAAATTAACAAATAAAGGATTTGAGATGGCCTTAAAGCTGTTCAAAAAGTTTGGGATAGATTTCGAAAACTTTAAAATGCGTATACAGAGAAGGCGTGCAAAGAGCCAAGATGAAAAAGAAAATGAAAGGCGTTTAAATGAGAATATTCAGTAATGTCTCTCAGTGAAGGTGATTAAAACGAGGAAAGTCTCGCCCTTTATGGCGGGGAGGAGGTCAAAGAGTTTTTGGGAATGAAATGTTTGAATTAACTCCTCAGTTAACTTAATAAAAATTGTAATTATAGTAATATTATTTTATTAGTATTACTGATGAGGAATTTTTGCCCTGTTCTTTCAACTTTAGATTTGATTAAGGCAATTACCATCGATATTTAAGCTTTAATTATTTGAAGAGGGCAGAGTTAATATACGGGTTATAGGACTTTCGTTGCCGGGCAGTATAAGATTCGTCAGAGAGGGAATAAGTATTATGTTTACTCCATAGAGAAGGGTCAAGACGGTAAGGTAAAGGAACATTATATTGATCCTTTAGCTGACGTGATTGAAACATATGTTAAATTGAAAGATAGTAATGTGGGTATCAGGAGTACCCCAATAAGGTAGCCGGGCAGGGACTCGAACCCTGGTCCCAGGGGCCAAAGCCCTGGATCCTTGACCGCTAGACGACCCGGCTAAGTATACTTTGTCATATTTTAACTAAAAAGCTTTCTTTCCATTTAGTATCATGTAGTCAATACAGTATTAATTTTAAGAGTATAATCACCCTCTTTTACATATAGGTCTGTGGCTTTATTTCAACTTTTCCTTTCAGTACTGATTCTCTTATCAGGAAGTTATTTTCACTTAGTTTAATAACCAGAATGGAAATTAAGAGCTTAATCTTCCTCTTTCTATATTCGTTTAGCTCCTTAATTGTTTGTTTTAGTTGGTCTACTAATTCAGGAATGGAAAATCTAAGTAACTCGTCTTCCTCTTTTAAATTTCTAATTTCTTTCTCTAATTCATAAGCTAATTTTAATAGATCTTCCTTTTGTGTATCTTTCAATAGTTTCAATAATTTGTCTGCAGCTTCAACAATTTTCTCTTCATTCATATCATGTATAATGTCAAGTAAAGGTGCAAACACAGTTTACATTTCATTAAACTAAATTAAAAGTATAGCGGACCCGCCGGGATTTGAACCCGGGACCACCGGCTGTCTTCTCAGCGCCGACTAGGAGGCCGGCGCTCTGTCCTGGCTGAGCTACGGGTCCATGATAATATATTCGCCAGGTTAAGAATTAAAGATTTTCCTTATAAAAGGAAAATGTTGTATCAAGCCCGCTATCTTTTATGAATTTTGCTAAAAGATTGTATATCTGCCTTGCCCTGTTCAAAACCAAAAAGTCATTTGTGCATATTACATTATTACTCAAAATTAATTCTAAGTCCGTCTTTCTAACAGTTTTAGCATATATACCCCTATATCTAAGTTTACCTGCGAGCTCTCCGCTCCTACTTATCTGTGAATCTAAAATGATTTCGAATTTTATCTTATTCTGATCTAAATATTCTGAGAGAAGGACTAACATATCAAAGATTTCTTCTGAATTATTTTTTCTCTTGCCTAGTCCTAAGTCTCTATAAAAACCATCGTCACAAAGAAAGATTTCATCACCATAAATTAAAGAGAGTAATGTTAGTGCTAAATTGTAACCGTCTAGTATTACATAGGTTACACTTTTCACGCTTTTACTTCTTATATGTTGAATCTCTTCGTCACTATGGATACATCTATATAATAACAATCTTGATTTTTTATCTAAATTGTATCTTGAACTAATTAGATCTAAAGCCGGTTTTCTGTTATATCCTCTGTTTAAAAGGTACTTATAATCTTCATACGCCATTAGTAATTGCTGACCTAATTGTATCAATTATCTTTTCCTCTTCAACAGTTATTGAAACACTTCCATATGTTCCTTTTCCTCCCCCTCTTCCACCAATTTTCCTTAATTCATCCACGATTTTATCGACCTTTATGTCCTTTGATGTCGCAATTTCAACGTTCTTTGTATCTTTGCCTCTGATACTAATTACAATATTTTGATTGTTAGATGTGATCTTCCTCATTACTTCTTTTATAAGCTGTTCATCTATAAAGTCTCTCAATATATATATAGTAATTCCATTGACGCTTATTCTCTCTGCAATCTCCTGTATTCTATCCAATACAATTTTACGATATTTGTCCAACAAATTCTGTAAGTTCTCATATTCTTCTAAATGTTTTTTGAGTCTTACATTAATCTGGGATACAGGCGAATTTAGCAACTTTGAGATTTCATTTAATTTCTCGTCCTGTTGTCTTGCATAATTGGATACCATATCACCAGCTACATATTCTAGTCTTATTACACCGTCTTGAAGTTTTTCGACGTTCACTATTTTAACTCCTCCAATTTCTCCGGTGTTTATGAGATGGGTTCCTCCGCATCCCTCTATATCCCAATTTTCTATTTCTATTAGTCTTATCTCAGACCCTTCAGGTATTCCTCCAGCATATATAGAAACTCCATATTTCATTTCAGCTTCAGTTCTCTCAATATATAGTGGTCTAACTTTTCTGCGATCATTAATTATATAGTTAGCAAAATCTTCTATTTTCCTTATCTCTTCTTCTGTAGGCAACTTATAGTGAGTTACGTCAAGTCTTCCTTTATATTCTGTTTTCTCAGCCCCTGCTTGCCATGCATGTTCTCCTAATACTCTTCTTGTGGCTGATAAAATCACGTGCGTAACCGTGTGGTGTTTCATAATTCTATATCTTCTTTGCCAGTCTATTTCACCATATACTTGCTCTCCTTGAATGAAGGGAGAATCTTTGTCAAGTATATGCACAATTACTCCCTTATACTTTTGGGTATCAATTACTTTGGCCTGCTTATTACCCTCAATTGATCTTATAATTCCCGTATCACCTATTTGACCTCCACCCTCAGGATAGAATGTCGTTTGATCTAGGACTAGGAAATTTTTATAATTTAATAACACTTTTGCATTGAATGTCCTCAGATACTGATCTTTATAGTAGAGAGGAACAGTTGGCTCTATTTTTTTATTGTTTATTTCATCAATAACTTCTTTGGGAATTTTATCCTTCCTATTTTCTCTCACTAGAGCATTTTGATGTTTCTTTGCTACAATGGAGTAGAAGTTATGAGGGATTTCAACGTTAATATTTATATTCCTTTTTCTCGCTTCATCTAATATTAGATCTGGGGAAATACCATTAGAATCGTATATGTTAATTAGTTCATCTAAGTCAACTTTGCTCTTTTTAGATAACGTTGAGAGTATGGAAGGAATTTTGCTTATTGTATCATTATACTTCTCCTCCTCATTTATTACTGCATCAACTATATAGTCTTTATTCTTTAACATCTGTGGAAAATCTTCTTTCCAATAATCAATCTGATCCTTTATTAGTTCATGTAGCTTGACATCACTACCTAATAATCTAAGGACTCTGAGAGCTCTTCTAATTAATAACCTCCCTAGATATCCCTCGCCTGAGTTAGAGGGTACAAGTCCATCTGCTAACATGAGAGCAATTGTTTTTGTGTGATCAAGTACCTGAAATACTCTGGCAGCTCTTGTAAGTTCCTCATTTACATACTTCAAATCAAGACCTAATTGTTTTGCTAAATGCTCCCTATGGGCAGTTATAGTCTCTTTTATGTCAGGATCTATTCTACCTGCGTATATAGCAGCAGCTTTAAGTAACTCATTATTTACTTCACCAACGCCAATCTTTTTGTAGAACGAGCTCACTAAATTACCATAAATCGCATGGAAGGCTGTTGGGGTTCTCTGTGTAAACCATGCAATTCTTTCAACACCATATCCTGTATCTACAATCTTAAGTTTTAAGGGTACGTAATCTTGTCCCCTAATTTCGTATTGCATAAATACCAATGTAGCTAATTCTAAGCCTCCTACTGTTACTTCGAAACACGGTCCTGCATTACCTCCACCCTCCCACCATGATTCTTTAAAGTTTAACTGATCTTCAGGGATCCCTAGTTCTTCTGTAAAGAACTCCTTAGCAAATGCTACTGTTTCGTCTTTCCAATAAATTTGTTTATCAGGATAATTGAATGCATGATGAGCAGCCATTTCAAATGTGGTCAAATGCCTTCCAAATGTTATTCCTACGTTATCCACATCTTCTAGTCTTATACATGGCTGAGAAACTACCAGTGGATTTGCAGGCGGTTTAGCTAATCCGCTCGTTACAAATGGTTGAAAGTCAACTATACTAGCTATAGTAAGATAAAGATCATCTCTCCACTTGGCAACTACAGGTTTAGGTGGAACTATGGTGTGTCCTCTCTTTTCAAAGAATCTTAGAAATTTTTCTCTTGATTCTCTCACTGTTAATGGGGGAGATTTAATCTTGATATCAAAGAAGTAATAGTCAGTACAAGGAACATCTGAACAATTTTCCTTTGACTTATCTAAAGTCCAAAATGGGGTAGAACAGGATCTACAAATTTTTCTTTCATATCCTCTTGACAGAAAAAAGTTTAACCTGTACTCGTTCTCGTTTGCTTTGACCATGGTAAAAATGATATTTGAAATGGTAAAA is from Sulfolobus acidocaldarius DSM 639 and encodes:
- a CDS encoding putative integrase, whose protein sequence is MEKGQDGKVKEHYIDPLADVIETYVKLKDSNVGIRSTPIR
- a CDS encoding DUF434 domain-containing protein — protein: MAYEDYKYLLNRGYNRKPALDLISSRYNLDKKSRLLLYRCIHSDEEIQHIRSKSVKSVTYVILDGYNLALTLLSLIYGDEIFLCDDGFYRDLGLGKRKNNSEEIFDMLVLLSEYLDQNKIKFEIILDSQISRSGELAGKLRYRGIYAKTVRKTDLELILSNNVICTNDFLVLNRARQIYNLLAKFIKDSGLDTTFSFYKENL
- the alaS gene encoding alanine--tRNA ligase; translated protein: MVKANENEYRLNFFLSRGYERKICRSCSTPFWTLDKSKENCSDVPCTDYYFFDIKIKSPPLTVRESREKFLRFFEKRGHTIVPPKPVVAKWRDDLYLTIASIVDFQPFVTSGLAKPPANPLVVSQPCIRLEDVDNVGITFGRHLTTFEMAAHHAFNYPDKQIYWKDETVAFAKEFFTEELGIPEDQLNFKESWWEGGGNAGPCFEVTVGGLELATLVFMQYEIRGQDYVPLKLKIVDTGYGVERIAWFTQRTPTAFHAIYGNLVSSFYKKIGVGEVNNELLKAAAIYAGRIDPDIKETITAHREHLAKQLGLDLKYVNEELTRAARVFQVLDHTKTIALMLADGLVPSNSGEGYLGRLLIRRALRVLRLLGSDVKLHELIKDQIDYWKEDFPQMLKNKDYIVDAVINEEEKYNDTISKIPSILSTLSKKSKVDLDELINIYDSNGISPDLILDEARKRNININVEIPHNFYSIVAKKHQNALVRENRKDKIPKEVIDEINNKKIEPTVPLYYKDQYLRTFNAKVLLNYKNFLVLDQTTFYPEGGGQIGDTGIIRSIEGNKQAKVIDTQKYKGVIVHILDKDSPFIQGEQVYGEIDWQRRYRIMKHHTVTHVILSATRRVLGEHAWQAGAEKTEYKGRLDVTHYKLPTEEEIRKIEDFANYIINDRRKVRPLYIERTEAEMKYGVSIYAGGIPEGSEIRLIEIENWDIEGCGGTHLINTGEIGGVKIVNVEKLQDGVIRLEYVAGDMVSNYARQQDEKLNEISKLLNSPVSQINVRLKKHLEEYENLQNLLDKYRKIVLDRIQEIAERISVNGITIYILRDFIDEQLIKEVMRKITSNNQNIVISIRGKDTKNVEIATSKDIKVDKIVDELRKIGGRGGGKGTYGSVSITVEEEKIIDTIRSAITNGV